The genomic region tttgtgacaccattgaacttctcaatgtcaaacattgttgctgccatctctgAACATGCTGATCTACGAAAATTGGTCTAACtttgataccacttgttggagatcaacccgattaagcaacaaacaagtaaaaatagcgaaagaaattgagaaattgatcacacaaatttaacgtagaaaaacccctccaaagagaataaaaaaccacggaaaaagataattttactataatgataaatttgtgtgttcaatttctcaatttcttccgctattttttacttgttcgttgcttaattgAGTCGATCCCCAACatttatcatatatttcatatttttatgattaaatatttgatgCTAATACTTTATGCATATAACATTTCtaactaataataaaacaaaataatacaaCATATCAAGAATTAATAAAGTAAGACCATAGAAACTTACCTAACCAAACCATCAACAAATACAACACCGAGGactatttgaatttttccttttacgtaattatgttttgattgGTTCAATCCTTGATCTATAtgataattaagtttaatttatcaattcaaatacTTTAATACACTCAAATACATGCATATGatctattaatttcattttacaatttttcctaaacttttatattttattcaacttagtccataaaattgaaataactacatctttaaattttaagcttaattttcaatacaatttcaatttcatccttgtATAGCtctctaaatttaaaaattacaaaaatttcatgttaatttcaaaatattttcattttagttcctaagttcaaaattaacaaaatttactttacaatttagtccataatcaAATCTAAGCTTATAACCAAGCTATTTAATagcaaaaacatcaaaaaccataaaatgacaacatttcaaaactttaacagttttacgaTTTAGTACCCGGACTatctagattaagctacaacgatatcaaaaacataaaaaattacgaaaaataGACTAGAATAACATACTCATGCAAAGCTTGGAAACTTGACCGAATGGTTGAAGGTTAACCATGTCTTCCTAATTCTCTTTGGCACCCAcacttgaagaagaaagaaataataatggtGTCCACTTTTGTCTGTTTAAATtgtaacatataatataaaattttaattataatattaacatattttaactttaaacatAGCACTAACCATCCAACTCACTTAATTTTTGGCTAAATTGTCACTTAAATCCCTTTAGATTCATTAATCGGTAAAATTActaatccaaaattcaatttgcGTATAcaataactttgtaaatatttaataaaaatatttacggactcaatttacagaaacgaggtcccgatacttcaatttcagtggttaagtggttcagtggttaagtgtctGGTTGTGTGCTTAAAGTCTTGTGTTCAATTccctttctttaaaattttttattagtattttgatCCCATATTTGGTTTGGAACGTTTAGGTTGTCtctaatttttgtatgtttatcAACAAGAATGAGTCTATTGGATTAATGGTTAAGCATTCTCTTTCCCTTTGCAACTCAAGTTCAAATTTTGTTGTGCTTaaagtgaaaattatttttgctcCTATCTTACTTTGCCGCCCATGCTGTTAGAAAGtgggttaaatttaaattcttagCAATCTGATTAAGATAATAACTAATCAAATTATTTGGGATATactctaatattattttttttaatattgagaATTATCCCTCAATGATCTCTTAGTGTCGTCCCCTTCTCCCCCATTCCCTCTACATTTCTGTTTTCGTCACACTTTTGATTCTGAACATTTTTTTCTGTCATTCTTTCCTTTTGCTActcttattattctttttttttccgtATTTTCTTACTTAGCAAATCCTTTTCctttcttatttttccttttgtcGCCCCTTTATCTtctgttttgttgttattttgacCGGTGTTGTCACCTTTTCTGGATTCATTGCTGGCCGTGCGTGATAGGGGAATTTTGGTGAAGATTGTATGACACATACTCCTCCTACGAGTTGAGTTCAACAATTTTCTCTTTAAGGAACGCGAGTTGCTGTTGTAGTGTTGACATCCCAAAAAAAATCAGGTGTGTCTCTAACTCAAAAACCTGTAGATTTGTGAAAAACTGAAAGTGGCAATCAacggcacatgggcatgtgcctggccatgtgagccacacgggttgGCCAGGTAAGGTGTGTGGGCCACATGAGCGTGTAGGCCCATTTCGAACAGTTTAGTAGGGTCGTATTTTGGGTCAATTGCATGAGGTTAGCAATATTGTAGTATCTGCTATGTGATTATATACAATGTTCGATAAACACTATCTGTTATAtaagttgtatgtaattttCTGAAAGCATGTTGAATCATGCAAAATCGTATGTTCGATTGTATGTTGTCGTGTATGAGCATGACTATATTCAATaactttgagtaaaattttatgcatgctGTTGATCTGGTAATTTGTATGCTCTATTGGCATGTTTCTGAAATGTTATGTTCGTAAATAAGCATGATTAGTTTGAGTACATCTGAACATGCATTAAATTgtttgcatgtgcattggggtggATTATGAATACGATATAGAGGAAGTTTTGATAGACTATGTTTTGTGATTCTGGCAGTTTACTCGCAAAATCTATTTTTGGCAGTTTAACTGCAATATTCATTTTTGGCGATTTTTTGCATTATATCTAGAAGCTCGACTGCATGATTTTCAGTGGTACATGACCACTAATTTGGTGTGTTTGTTGGATGGgtacttaaaaaccctaattggtgtgttggatgagttaagatggtgtgtagcggtcGGGGGTAGAAATTATTCTGTATGACATTGCAATGCTAAGTATGCCTTGTATTCGATTTTCTGCTCTGATATGTATGGTCTGTACATCATTTCATTGTCTGTTATGTTTTGGGCCATGACACACGCTGGGTTTTAGCTCACTCAATTATTTTATCTTCACATGTAATCCCCAGGACTAGGATTGGGCGATGTTCGAAAACTTTGATTCAGATTCTCAGAAGCAAACTGGGTTTCAAaggtttattttgattttaaatcatgaacttttcttttttcactggTGATAATATTTGGGACTTCACTTTTGGTTTTGAGCTTTTGTAGGGCTTTGGTAAGGTAGTTCAATTAAGCTGCAAGTTTTCTCTAATAACTAAATTGGTTGCacctttgttttcaaaattgagtAATTATGAATATTTACTGTTGCAAACCAAGATAAGTTAACGATTTTTCTGTTGGATGACTAAGTTAATAAGGTAATAACAAATGTGTTGAGAAAGGTTCGCATAACAACTGTAAAGATTTCTGAAAGTAAATAAATCgggtttttataaaattatttctacaAGATCAACATTGTTTAATAAggcaagtttttattttattttattttatttgtgtgTGGTCTATGTAACCTCCAAGATTCGGCCGAAACATCTAGGCCAAGTTTAGGGTGTAACACTAACTTTCCAAATAGCTAAAAATATTagacaaaaattcaatataataatgTAATGACCTcgtaattattaataaataatatttactaacttGATCATCGAAAAATAAAGTTCCAAAACTACTTATATTATTAGTACcgttaaaaattgaattgttacaactaataaaattaagaaaaaatatatatcgaTATTAGTGAATAGCTAGTCTCTTCAATTTACCctaataagtttatttaatgaTTTCTAACTTGTTAAAGATATCAAGGCTATGTACTCATACTggaatataatattaaaaaaaagtgaaacaaTCAATTGTTGAAATTGTTAATTACATCAGTTTAGTCTATTAGAATCCATTCTCAGCTCAAGTTTTATTAGtgtaacatatatattaatgttttaacacataccaaaattacctttttactcaattttcttttccaagtatCCAATAAACTTTTatcccaaaaatttaaaaataaaataaacattatctTGAGGTTTAATATGTCAAATTTGAGTGGCTTGATTaagatgaacaaaagcaagTTTAATGAATGTAccttagaaaataaatcaaataattgcaaaattaaataataagataatcaatgtaataaaataaatgaatgagagaaagaaaaaaacagcttcttttagaataaaatttataaataaaaatatttaaaagaaaagagagagatgATATGCTTAAGGTCTAGAAAGAGTAGAGGTGACTCTACAAacctaattttcttttacaaataaTGGAGGCATTTATGTAAATTGCAATTGTAAGACATTCAgacttataatttaaagttgcatttatgtaaaaaataagcgttgaatatatattaatatagacaatattttagatcaatgTAATAGAGATATCGATAtcgatataaaaatttatatgcataacaaatataaatatattgataaattcaacagttaaattattaaatattaatcgtataaataaacatgataaaacaTTACAAGtgtttaaacaaaatttaattggataaaatagaaaaaaatttaacctaataaatttattaattatcatttgTCCATTAAAacctaatataaaattattattgtaaacactgaaatatttaattgaaagtaaaagaaGATAATTACTATAtcgaataaaagaataaaataaaaagacaatttGGATCCTCATCCTATGTACTTATAGTTAATTTTACGCTATTTACTTCGATACTCGCTTAATAACtggttttatataatatataaacctGTGTAAGACTATTGACAAATATATACTGTATTTCTTTAATACCAATTTAGATCCGCATAAttcctttttgaaaattaagaataaaatttaaatctttttattgCCAGCATTAAACCCGAATAATATTGTTAGCTGGACCTTGAAGGgttaaaattagattttgtcACGGTGGAGCTCTACTCGAAAAGTAggagggtttggataaaaatatagttttaaaaatggGTTTAAGTAAAAAATGAGATCTGTTTTCTAAACGAGTCGAGCCTCGGATAAGCTTTTTTTGACCCAACCTCGGCTCAACTTGGCCcgaatttacaaaaaaaaaaagttgttgtTGTTTCCACTGTTTTGATGTTGTTTTGTCACTGTTTTGTTGCCATCTTGTTATTCcttctattttgttgttattatttggatattgtaaaACTATtgttttactactattttagaggcatttactTGCTAAGTTGCcattatcttagtgttatttaagcataaatattaaatactatttttaatttattttcagttGGTTGGAAAACATctattttaatgtttgatgtattatattttttaaatttgtttttatataaaaataataatataaaaaattttaatacaaacaGGCCGGACtcgaattttaacatttttattcaagttgAGTTTGGACAAAgttttaagcccatttttttaTGACGaacctaaaaaaataaacctaaaattatattGAAGTCGAACCTGGTCCACGACCACCTCCACtgcttaaatattcaaatttaaattagggattaatttttttaataaaagattattCTACTAGTTTCGCATGGGGTGTGTACTCATTCAGTACCACTGGTTGGTTGATGATCTTGGTATTTCGATGGTTTTAGTCTATAAGATTAAATAGCTAGAAATTTTTTATCTCTCGAGTTTAAGTTCATGAGTTTTTTtcgtatatattattttagtttaaatctaaattttttcattaataatccaataaatgatttttttaagtttattaattaaaattataattgtatttgtatttgtttgaaaaatacagTAAATGTTAATTTGTAAAGGTAAAAGATCTCAAGTGTGGTGCACCTTGAAAGCATATTCTGTTGCGGGTGCGCTCCTTTTACCTTAACAAATTAATCTCTATCGTCGAGTACTTGTCTCTTGTCTTTTGCTTAATTTGCTGGTTGTGGAAAAGGTAATTTTCAGAACTGAAGAAGAGAGATTGCTGAATAGATTAATggcattttgaaaatgaaatgaagtacaaaatgcAATACAAACACATCCATCAAAGCATGAATATTTCATACAATATACatgttaaaacaaaataaacaaaagctCAACTACAGACACTAcagataaaaaaactaaaagagtTATTTCAGTCATTGGAAGGTAAAGATAAAAGGCGAGTGAGTTCATGAGAGAGTGGAGGTTTAAAAAGGGTTGTCAAAGAGAGAACCGCATCCTTTGCTACCAAGCACTTATCTTCCATGTAAAGCTTCTCCTGTACCTTGGGACTTGTTACCATTTCCATTTTCCCGTCCCAACTCCTCTTCTCATTTTCCTGCATTTGTTTTCAACTTTAAATTAACCCCTCTGCTTACCAACATTTTCATTGACTTATCAAAAGAAGAAGTATTACCGGAAAGGAGTCCATAACTTGAAGGGTTCCAACTTGGGCTTGCAAATACTTGATATATTTGAATGCAGATTGAAGCATTTCAGCAGTGTTCATCTTACTCCCCCCAGGCACAAGCTTCCCTAGCTCTTGAGTCTTTTTAGTAatcttcctcctcctctctCTTGCCGCTATGCTTTGCACTGTCACACACTTTTCCTCGCTAATCTTGTTGCAGTTTCCCACTGTTTTCATTCCTTCCAAGTTAATCTGATGATCTTCAAGCAGTGGACATGGACTTACAGCAACCCCATCAAAGACACCAGGCATCAAGTCTGAGCAGTAATGGTCTTCAATGAGTTTATGACGTTTGGGGCATGGGTAGGAGCTCAAAGTTTCATATGGGATGACTTCAGGTGGAATGGAATATAATGGCAGTAATGAAGTGTAGTTTTGAGGGTCAAGGTAAGAAGCAGGAAAAGTACAAGGCAGCTCAAATGCATTCCAGTAGCATTCAAGACCATCTGCAGCAGCAAGCTGAGTCTCACTCTCAGCTTCAACTGTTTTTATTTCATACATTGGCACATCAGTTTGGCAGTCGAAATATGAACTCAAAACCATGGTACGTAGCCGTTGAAAATgctgcaaaaaagaaaagaaaagaaaaagaaatttatattacAGGAGACCCAATGTAGAAAAAGATTACAGAAAAAAAAGGGGTAAAAGAGAAGCTTAACATACCTGAAATAGAAGAAGAAAGCTGTTAAAAATCAGTTTTGGTGCTGATTGACTACCTGTTGAGTTTGAGACAGGAACGATTTTTAGAAGACCAAACTTTatacaaaaaagaaactaaaaaaaggaaaaactgaATCCGAGAAGAGAGTGGTGGGTTGCGATAAAATAGGGAAGACTGGATAAGAAACGGTTAGAGGTAGTTACATGCGGCAACCCAA from Gossypium raimondii isolate GPD5lz chromosome 1, ASM2569854v1, whole genome shotgun sequence harbors:
- the LOC105782622 gene encoding transcription factor bHLH53 is translated as MGLEPTISRSGGSQSAPKLIFNSFLLLFQHFQRLRTMVLSSYFDCQTDVPMYEIKTVEAESETQLAAADGLECYWNAFELPCTFPASYLDPQNYTSLLPLYSIPPEVIPYETLSSYPCPKRHKLIEDHYCSDLMPGVFDGVAVSPCPLLEDHQINLEGMKTVGNCNKISEEKCVTVQSIAARERRRKITKKTQELGKLVPGGSKMNTAEMLQSAFKYIKYLQAQVGTLQVMDSFPENEKRSWDGKMEMVTSPKVQEKLYMEDKCLVAKDAVLSLTTLFKPPLSHELTRLLSLPSND